A stretch of the Archangium violaceum genome encodes the following:
- a CDS encoding L-lactate dehydrogenase has protein sequence MNKIAIIGAGAVGATIAYAAMIRGVAKQIALYDVNRSKVEAEALDLNHGLQFVPMATLEGSDDIGVCASSDVVVITAGAKQKPGQTRLELAGANVELCRKLVPHLLKVAPDALLLVVTNPVDVLTYVVQKLSGLPTRRVFGSGTVLDSSRFRFLLARHLNVAVQNVHAFIAGEHGDSEIPLWSSATVGALPLMQWSVPGRARLAEEDRKHIFDNVRNAAYHIIQGKGATNYAIGLATAQILEAVLHDEQRVLPVSSRVEGYLGISDVCLSVPSIVNRGGVEAVLEVPLSDSEREGLKRSADTIRQTIRTLGF, from the coding sequence GTGAACAAGATTGCCATCATCGGGGCCGGCGCGGTGGGCGCCACCATCGCCTATGCCGCCATGATCCGCGGAGTGGCCAAGCAGATCGCCCTCTATGACGTGAACCGGTCCAAGGTGGAGGCGGAGGCGCTGGACCTGAACCACGGGCTCCAGTTCGTGCCCATGGCCACGCTGGAGGGGTCGGACGACATCGGCGTGTGCGCGAGCTCGGACGTGGTGGTCATCACCGCGGGAGCCAAGCAGAAGCCGGGGCAGACGCGGCTGGAGCTCGCGGGAGCGAACGTGGAGCTGTGCCGCAAGCTCGTCCCCCATCTGTTGAAGGTGGCGCCCGACGCACTGCTGCTCGTGGTGACCAACCCGGTGGACGTGCTGACGTACGTGGTGCAGAAGCTGAGCGGCCTGCCGACGCGGCGGGTGTTCGGCAGCGGGACGGTGCTGGACTCCTCGCGCTTCCGCTTCCTGCTGGCGCGTCACCTGAACGTGGCGGTGCAGAACGTGCACGCCTTCATCGCGGGCGAGCACGGCGACTCGGAGATTCCCCTGTGGAGCTCGGCGACGGTGGGCGCCCTGCCGCTGATGCAGTGGTCGGTGCCCGGGCGCGCGCGGCTGGCGGAGGAGGACCGGAAACACATCTTCGACAACGTGCGCAACGCCGCCTACCACATCATCCAGGGCAAGGGCGCCACCAACTACGCCATCGGCCTGGCCACGGCGCAGATCCTCGAGGCGGTGCTGCACGACGAGCAGCGGGTGCTGCCCGTGAGCTCGCGGGTGGAGGGCTACCTCGGCATCAGCGACGTGTGTCTGAGCGTGCCGAGCATCGTCAACCGCGGTGGCGTGGAAGCGGTGCTGGAAGTGCCCCTGAGTGACTCGGAGCGCGAGGGCTTGAAGCGGAGCGCGGATACGATCCGCCAGACCATCCGCACCCTGGGATTCTGA
- a CDS encoding ankyrin repeat domain-containing protein translates to MKTNTQDAQAMTMDADVMAVARSAFQHARAGDALILARLVEAGLPANLANEKGDTLLMLASYHGHADATRVLLEHQADPEKANDRGQTPLAGAAFKGDVTIARLLLDHGARVDGVAPDGKTALMFAAMFDRLEVLELLLSRGAAPERTDAGNRTALDYARAMGARRTTERLAELRKTNGQQRA, encoded by the coding sequence ATGAAGACGAACACCCAGGACGCACAGGCGATGACGATGGACGCGGATGTGATGGCCGTGGCGCGGAGCGCGTTCCAGCACGCGAGGGCCGGGGACGCACTCATCCTGGCCCGACTCGTCGAGGCGGGATTGCCCGCCAACCTCGCCAACGAGAAGGGGGACACGCTGTTGATGCTCGCGAGCTACCACGGCCACGCGGACGCCACCCGCGTCCTGCTCGAGCACCAGGCCGACCCGGAGAAGGCCAACGACCGGGGACAGACGCCGCTGGCCGGGGCCGCCTTCAAGGGAGACGTCACCATCGCGCGGCTCCTGCTGGACCACGGGGCCCGCGTCGATGGCGTGGCACCGGACGGCAAGACGGCCCTCATGTTCGCGGCGATGTTCGACCGGCTGGAGGTGCTCGAGCTGTTGCTCTCGCGCGGCGCGGCGCCTGAACGGACGGATGCCGGGAATCGCACGGCGCTCGACTACGCACGCGCCATGGGCGCCCGGCGCACGACGGAGAGGCTCGCGGAGTTGCGAAAGACGAACGGGCAGCAGCGGGCCTGA
- a CDS encoding catalase: MSNRPQLTTEGGAPVADNQHSQTAGATGPVLLQDHHLLEKLARFNRERIPERVVHAVGSGAYGYFEVTSPDVSRFTRMRLFNARGKRTEVFVRFSTVAGSKGAPDTARDPRGFAVRFYTEDGNWDVVGNNTPVFFLRDGIKFPDFIHSQKYDPFTNCQEPDNQWDFFSHSPEATHQFTWLFGDRGIPATLRHMDGFGSHTFQWVNAQGERFWVKFHFKTDQGIKTLTSEEAAAIGGRDPQHHQRDLYAAIARGEYPSWTLEVQVMPEADAATYRFNPFDLTKVWPHKDYPLIEVGKMVLDRAPDNFFAEVEQAALDPANFVPGIGPSPDRMLQARLFAYADAARYRLGINHTQLPVNSPKGVKGGARNYGRDGAMRFDGNGGRSKNYEPNSFDGPAQSNEPSGLGISVSGSTGTYVPVRHAEDNDFVQAGNLYRLMSEPERERLVANIAGSLSQVSREDIITRSIAYFRNADEEYGARVAAAVHKLRNSR, translated from the coding sequence GTGTCCAATCGTCCCCAATTGACCACCGAGGGCGGCGCCCCCGTCGCCGACAACCAGCACTCCCAGACCGCCGGCGCCACGGGCCCGGTGCTGTTGCAGGACCACCATCTGCTCGAGAAGCTCGCCCGCTTCAACCGCGAGCGCATTCCGGAGCGCGTGGTGCACGCGGTGGGCTCGGGCGCCTACGGCTACTTCGAGGTGACGAGCCCCGACGTGTCCCGCTTCACGCGCATGAGGCTCTTCAACGCCAGGGGCAAGCGCACCGAGGTCTTCGTGCGCTTCTCCACCGTGGCCGGCTCCAAGGGCGCGCCCGACACCGCGAGAGATCCCCGCGGCTTCGCGGTCCGCTTCTACACCGAGGACGGCAACTGGGACGTGGTGGGCAACAACACGCCCGTCTTCTTCCTGCGCGATGGCATCAAGTTCCCGGACTTCATCCACTCGCAGAAGTACGACCCGTTCACCAACTGCCAGGAGCCCGACAACCAGTGGGACTTCTTCTCGCACTCGCCCGAGGCCACGCACCAGTTCACCTGGCTCTTCGGTGACCGTGGCATCCCCGCGACGCTGCGGCACATGGATGGCTTCGGCTCGCACACCTTCCAGTGGGTGAACGCGCAGGGCGAGCGCTTCTGGGTGAAGTTCCACTTCAAGACCGACCAGGGCATCAAGACGCTCACCAGCGAAGAGGCCGCGGCCATTGGCGGAAGGGATCCACAGCACCACCAGCGCGACCTGTACGCGGCCATCGCGCGCGGCGAGTACCCCTCGTGGACGCTCGAGGTGCAGGTGATGCCCGAGGCCGACGCGGCCACCTACCGCTTCAACCCGTTCGATCTCACCAAGGTGTGGCCCCACAAGGACTACCCACTCATCGAGGTGGGCAAGATGGTGCTCGACCGGGCACCGGACAACTTCTTCGCGGAGGTGGAGCAGGCGGCGCTCGACCCCGCCAACTTCGTGCCGGGCATCGGCCCGTCGCCGGACCGCATGCTGCAGGCGCGCCTCTTCGCCTACGCCGACGCGGCCCGCTACCGGCTCGGCATCAACCACACCCAGCTGCCGGTGAACTCGCCCAAGGGGGTCAAGGGCGGCGCGCGCAACTACGGCCGTGACGGCGCCATGCGCTTCGACGGCAACGGCGGACGGAGCAAGAACTACGAGCCGAACAGCTTCGACGGCCCCGCGCAGTCGAACGAGCCTTCCGGGCTCGGCATCTCCGTCAGCGGCTCCACGGGCACCTACGTGCCGGTGCGCCACGCCGAGGACAACGACTTCGTGCAGGCCGGCAACCTGTACCGGCTGATGAGCGAGCCGGAGCGCGAGCGCCTCGTGGCGAACATCGCGGGCAGCCTGTCGCAGGTGAGCCGCGAGGACATCATCACGCGCAGCATCGCCTACTTCCGCAACGCCGACGAGGAGTACGGCGCGCGCGTCGCGGCGGCCGTCCACAAGCTGCGCAACTCCCGCTGA
- a CDS encoding LysR substrate-binding domain-containing protein — protein MPSLNDISLRQLEYLVAVADTLGFRRAAERCHVSQPALSAQIQQLEEVLGVKVFERDKRRVMLTEAGEELVSRARRVLTEAGDILSAASRLSDPFAGNLQLGVIPTIAPYVLPEVVPALVKQYPRLKLRLREDKTELLVRGLEEGRLDAALLALVPELGDVEHAVIAEDPFVVAAPPGHPLAKKKQVQLADLDEENVLLLEDGHCFRGQALALCTRIGAREVDFRATSLTTLAQMVMSGEGAITLLPALSVPIENRLGQLVVRPFAGLSPSRTLALVWRPGFPRADALRELAGTLRSVWPGLKAKAKPS, from the coding sequence ATGCCCTCCCTGAACGACATCTCCCTGCGGCAGTTGGAGTACCTGGTCGCCGTCGCCGACACGCTCGGTTTCCGCCGGGCGGCCGAGCGATGTCACGTCTCCCAGCCCGCCTTGAGCGCCCAGATTCAGCAGCTCGAGGAGGTGCTCGGCGTGAAGGTGTTCGAGCGGGACAAGCGCCGGGTGATGCTGACCGAGGCCGGAGAGGAGCTGGTGTCGCGTGCGCGCCGGGTGCTCACCGAGGCCGGTGACATCCTGTCCGCGGCGTCCCGCTTGTCCGATCCCTTCGCGGGAAATCTGCAGCTCGGTGTCATCCCCACCATCGCGCCCTATGTGCTGCCCGAGGTGGTCCCGGCGCTCGTGAAGCAGTACCCCCGGTTGAAGCTCCGGCTGCGCGAGGACAAGACGGAGCTTCTCGTGCGCGGCCTGGAGGAGGGACGGTTGGACGCGGCCCTGCTGGCGCTCGTGCCCGAGCTCGGAGACGTGGAGCACGCCGTCATCGCGGAGGATCCCTTCGTCGTCGCGGCGCCCCCCGGGCATCCGCTGGCGAAGAAGAAGCAGGTGCAGCTCGCGGACCTGGACGAGGAGAACGTGCTCCTGCTGGAGGATGGCCACTGCTTCCGGGGTCAGGCGCTCGCCCTGTGCACTCGCATCGGGGCTCGCGAGGTGGACTTCCGCGCGACCAGCCTCACCACCCTGGCGCAGATGGTGATGTCGGGCGAGGGGGCCATCACGCTGCTGCCCGCGCTCTCCGTGCCCATCGAAAACAGGCTGGGCCAACTCGTGGTGCGTCCCTTCGCGGGCCTGTCGCCGAGCCGTACCCTCGCCCTGGTGTGGCGCCCGGGCTTCCCGCGCGCCGATGCGCTTCGGGAACTCGCCGGCACGCTCCGCTCCGTGTGGCCCGGCCTCAAGGCCAAGGCGAAGCCCTCCTGA
- a CDS encoding sterol desaturase family protein encodes MHLALEAFIERYQFLLMLAVLVPLLVLETYRPLATGRRGRLVHGLRHVGLFALGTVVFGFIVAFTSTLAVSAAERHFGLLNLVSLPGFAQVFLGLLAIDLVHYGRHLLMHKVSLLWRLHRVHHSDPDVDTTTLFRVHPLENLSVFICQLLAVALFGVPLLSLLLHSVLNTASAMLQHANIRLPAWADRWMSLVLTSPGMHHVHHSRYVEETDTNYGAIFAWWDRLFGTYRMPPEDRDIELGLPEFDEPRYQSFRGLMVTPFITPEAPRTAPRTSTPGVFPMR; translated from the coding sequence ATGCACCTCGCCCTCGAAGCCTTCATCGAGCGCTATCAGTTCCTGCTGATGCTCGCCGTGCTCGTCCCTCTGCTCGTGCTCGAGACGTACCGGCCACTCGCCACGGGGCGGCGCGGACGCCTCGTCCACGGGCTGCGCCACGTGGGTCTCTTCGCCCTGGGCACGGTGGTCTTCGGCTTCATCGTCGCCTTCACGAGCACCCTGGCCGTGAGTGCCGCGGAGCGCCACTTCGGCCTGCTCAACCTGGTGTCCCTGCCCGGCTTCGCCCAGGTCTTCCTGGGCCTGCTCGCGATTGACCTCGTGCACTATGGCCGGCACCTGCTCATGCATAAGGTGTCGCTCCTGTGGCGCCTGCATCGCGTCCACCACAGTGACCCGGACGTCGATACGACGACCCTCTTCCGGGTTCATCCGCTCGAGAACCTCTCCGTCTTCATCTGCCAGCTCCTCGCGGTCGCGCTGTTCGGAGTTCCCCTGCTGTCGCTCCTGCTCCACTCCGTTCTCAACACGGCCTCGGCGATGTTGCAGCACGCGAACATCCGGCTGCCCGCGTGGGCCGATCGGTGGATGTCGCTGGTGCTGACGAGCCCGGGCATGCACCACGTCCACCACTCCCGCTACGTCGAGGAGACCGACACCAACTATGGCGCCATCTTCGCGTGGTGGGATCGGCTGTTCGGTACCTACCGTATGCCTCCCGAGGACCGGGACATCGAGCTCGGTCTCCCGGAGTTCGATGAGCCCCGGTACCAGTCCTTCCGCGGCCTGATGGTGACTCCGTTCATCACGCCCGAGGCGCCGCGGACCGCTCCTCGGACCTCAACGCCCGGCGTGTTCCCCATGCGTTGA
- the gspC gene encoding type II secretion system protein GspC, protein MSTLIRPTFHALTLLCAACTCLVAAHAVNSVVDAWLQPLPSFPEETPKKARSTQEMATPLALAPLARYLGLPDKLREEVRVTLPSEHGDGAVPNTLGLKLLGTMLGATPSTTFASVYEGPTRRTRSVWMGGDIQGAQVVAIERARVLLMNAGQMEYVEPTATDAAPQLQEPREPRASSLDVRQISPRNYEVSRKDLDATLANPNEVMMQARLVPAFRDGEPQGFKMFAIKPSSIYNQLGLQNGDVLKRINGHSLQSPDRALEAYQALREASRIELEVERNGQPLQLTYSVR, encoded by the coding sequence ATGTCCACCCTCATCCGTCCTACGTTCCATGCGCTCACCCTGCTCTGTGCCGCGTGCACGTGTCTGGTGGCAGCCCACGCCGTGAACTCGGTGGTGGACGCATGGCTCCAACCCCTCCCCTCCTTCCCGGAAGAGACCCCCAAGAAAGCGCGCTCGACCCAGGAGATGGCCACTCCTCTCGCCCTGGCGCCGCTCGCTCGCTACCTCGGACTGCCGGACAAGCTGCGCGAGGAGGTCCGTGTCACCCTTCCCTCCGAGCATGGGGATGGGGCTGTGCCGAACACACTGGGCCTGAAGCTGTTGGGCACGATGCTCGGAGCCACCCCCTCCACGACTTTCGCCTCTGTGTACGAAGGCCCTACGCGCCGCACGCGTTCCGTGTGGATGGGCGGCGACATCCAGGGCGCACAGGTGGTCGCTATCGAGCGCGCGCGGGTGCTGCTGATGAACGCAGGACAGATGGAATACGTCGAGCCAACGGCGACGGACGCGGCCCCCCAGCTCCAGGAGCCCCGCGAACCACGCGCCTCCTCCCTCGACGTGCGGCAGATCAGCCCACGGAACTACGAGGTCTCGCGCAAGGACCTGGATGCAACGCTCGCCAATCCCAACGAGGTCATGATGCAAGCGCGCCTCGTCCCCGCTTTCCGGGACGGAGAGCCCCAGGGCTTCAAGATGTTCGCCATCAAACCCAGCTCCATCTACAACCAGCTCGGCCTCCAGAATGGGGACGTCCTGAAGCGCATCAACGGGCACTCACTCCAGAGCCCGGACCGCGCGCTCGAGGCCTACCAGGCGCTGCGCGAGGCCTCACGCATCGAGCTGGAAGTGGAGCGCAACGGGCAGCCACTCCAACTGACGTACTCGGTGCGGTAG
- a CDS encoding virginiamycin B lyase family protein, whose protein sequence is MAITEHPLPNQASGPYSIVGGPDGALWFTEIHAGRIGRISVDGGVSSFPLPTPDAGPSIIVAGPDGALWFTENKANRIGRITTSGAVTEYALPTENAGPFGLTVGPDGALWFTEMTANQLGRITLDGTVTEFPLPSPDTFPSFITTGADGALWFTENKGNRIGRATTSGQVTGYALPTPGAGPVGITAGPDGALWFVEILVDRIGRVTTQGHVTEFPLPRPGARPHAIVTGPDGALWFTQWGSNHIGRMTTEGAVTEYEIPTDRAEPHGIASGPDGALWFAEEAGKIGRLAPR, encoded by the coding sequence ATGGCCATCACCGAGCATCCACTCCCCAACCAGGCCTCGGGTCCGTACAGCATCGTGGGGGGTCCGGATGGCGCGCTCTGGTTCACCGAGATTCACGCGGGCCGGATTGGCCGCATCAGCGTCGACGGCGGGGTGAGCTCCTTCCCGCTCCCGACGCCCGATGCGGGGCCGTCCATCATCGTGGCCGGGCCAGACGGCGCGCTCTGGTTCACCGAGAACAAGGCGAACCGCATCGGGCGCATCACGACTTCTGGGGCGGTGACCGAGTACGCGCTACCCACCGAGAACGCGGGGCCATTCGGCCTCACCGTGGGACCCGATGGAGCGCTCTGGTTCACCGAGATGACGGCGAATCAACTGGGCCGCATCACCCTGGACGGGACGGTCACCGAGTTCCCTCTTCCCTCCCCCGACACATTCCCGTCCTTCATCACGACGGGAGCCGATGGCGCGCTCTGGTTCACGGAGAACAAGGGGAACCGGATCGGCCGGGCGACCACGTCCGGACAGGTGACCGGGTATGCACTGCCCACGCCTGGCGCGGGACCCGTGGGCATCACGGCCGGGCCGGACGGTGCGCTCTGGTTCGTCGAGATCCTCGTGGACCGGATCGGCCGGGTGACGACGCAGGGGCACGTCACGGAGTTCCCGCTCCCGAGGCCGGGCGCACGGCCGCACGCCATCGTCACCGGACCCGACGGTGCCCTGTGGTTCACGCAGTGGGGCAGCAACCACATCGGCCGGATGACGACGGAGGGAGCCGTCACCGAATACGAAATCCCCACCGACCGTGCGGAGCCACACGGCATCGCATCAGGCCCGGACGGCGCGCTCTGGTTCGCGGAGGAAGCGGGCAAGATCGGGCGTCTCGCCCCGCGGTGA
- a CDS encoding RNase H family protein: protein MEKENRPTLVFADGACSGNPGPGGWGTLIVTPDGLVTELGGHEPETTNNRMELTAVGKALRHLERTPGPVHIHTDSTYVIQGITRWAFGWSRRGWKTAEGGEVANALYWKRLMALVAQRKQGFPPEAAVVEWRYVRGHAGVPGNERVDEIAVAFSKGRSTKLYVGPLQGYGVDVLEVPEDTSLPEEKPRQREGSAKAYSYLSEVGRTVKRHATWAACERRVKGVPGARFKKTRSAQDEAKVLEEWGFKAQDVQTED from the coding sequence ATGGAGAAGGAGAACCGCCCCACCCTGGTCTTCGCTGACGGTGCATGCTCCGGCAATCCCGGTCCGGGAGGCTGGGGCACCCTCATCGTCACGCCCGATGGCCTGGTGACGGAGCTGGGAGGCCACGAGCCGGAGACCACCAACAACCGGATGGAGCTGACCGCGGTGGGCAAGGCGCTGCGCCACCTGGAGCGGACACCGGGGCCGGTGCACATCCACACGGACTCCACCTACGTGATTCAGGGCATCACCCGCTGGGCGTTCGGGTGGAGCCGGCGCGGGTGGAAGACGGCCGAGGGGGGCGAGGTGGCCAACGCCCTCTATTGGAAGCGGCTGATGGCGCTGGTGGCCCAGCGCAAGCAGGGCTTCCCGCCCGAGGCCGCCGTGGTGGAGTGGCGGTACGTGCGCGGACACGCGGGAGTGCCGGGCAACGAGCGGGTGGACGAGATCGCCGTCGCCTTCTCCAAGGGCCGGAGCACGAAGCTCTACGTGGGCCCGCTACAGGGGTACGGGGTGGACGTGCTCGAGGTGCCCGAGGACACCTCCCTGCCCGAGGAGAAACCCCGGCAGCGCGAGGGCTCCGCCAAGGCGTACTCCTACCTGAGCGAGGTGGGCCGCACCGTGAAGCGTCACGCGACCTGGGCCGCGTGCGAGCGCAGGGTGAAGGGAGTGCCGGGAGCCCGCTTCAAGAAGACACGTAGTGCGCAGGACGAGGCGAAGGTATTGGAGGAGTGGGGCTTCAAGGCCCAGGACGTCCAGACGGAGGATTGA
- a CDS encoding MBL fold metallo-hydrolase, whose amino-acid sequence MLTEVSAGPYTVRGISVGGVYTSLQVPELGVVLDVGVPIRSFAGTDRIFLSHGHSDHASALGSLLGIRNLIGKRFPQVFLPAEIEAPVREALAVQGRLHQTDTDVETVPMRPGDTLHLGHGLWVRAFRTHHTVPSLCYQFFRRVSKLKPEHQGLPPEEIARRRKAGEPLFDEVDRLELAYATDTLSRVLETAPSLLESRVLILECTFIDGKRTVQDAQERSHIHLDEILARAELFQNEALVLMHFSQAYGPDEVHSTILARAPERLRDRLRIFAPPSGRWFG is encoded by the coding sequence ATGCTCACCGAGGTCAGCGCGGGGCCCTATACGGTTCGAGGTATTTCGGTCGGTGGCGTGTACACGTCGCTGCAGGTTCCGGAGCTCGGTGTGGTGCTCGATGTCGGCGTGCCCATCCGCTCCTTCGCCGGCACGGATCGCATCTTCCTGAGCCACGGTCATTCCGACCACGCGAGCGCGCTCGGCTCGTTGCTCGGGATCCGGAACCTCATCGGCAAGAGGTTTCCCCAGGTGTTCCTCCCCGCGGAGATCGAAGCGCCCGTTCGCGAGGCCCTCGCCGTCCAGGGCCGGCTGCACCAGACCGACACGGACGTCGAGACCGTTCCCATGCGTCCGGGGGACACGTTGCACCTCGGGCATGGATTGTGGGTTCGCGCCTTCCGCACCCACCACACGGTGCCCTCGCTCTGCTACCAGTTCTTCCGCCGCGTCTCGAAGCTGAAGCCCGAGCACCAGGGGCTTCCCCCCGAGGAGATTGCCCGCAGGCGCAAGGCTGGCGAGCCCCTCTTCGACGAGGTCGACCGGCTCGAGCTGGCCTATGCCACGGACACGCTCTCGCGCGTGCTGGAGACCGCGCCCTCGCTGCTCGAGAGCCGGGTGCTGATTCTCGAGTGCACCTTCATCGATGGGAAGCGCACGGTGCAGGATGCCCAGGAGCGCTCGCACATCCACCTCGATGAAATCCTCGCTCGGGCCGAGCTCTTCCAGAACGAGGCCCTGGTGTTGATGCACTTCAGCCAGGCCTACGGCCCCGATGAGGTTCATTCCACGATTCTGGCTCGGGCTCCCGAGCGGCTTCGCGACAGGTTGCGCATCTTCGCTCCCCCCTCGGGCCGCTGGTTCGGGTGA
- a CDS encoding D-alanine--D-alanine ligase — MGKRVGVLMGGWGEEREISLKTGEAVVAALESRGHTVSRVFAGPGLDRALRSAEFDVAFIALHGRMGEDGKVQGLLELMGLPYTGSGVLASALAMNKPMAKKLFRLHNLPSPQGYRVGRADVPRALELHGDLGFPCVVKPACGGSSVGLSVVREPESLMSAVALACRFGGEALVERMARGREVTVGILGDEVLGTCEISTPREGFDYDAKYKSGSRYFLPARLSPTRLGNVESLALAAYRALGCRGYGRVDLICSEDENDVILEVNTLPGMTPVSLLPRIAAQKGLDFPELVERILALATRDEADVAEAPLAVVAPAAVPAVVAQRVAS; from the coding sequence ATGGGCAAGCGCGTGGGTGTTCTGATGGGCGGTTGGGGCGAGGAGCGGGAGATTTCGTTGAAGACCGGTGAGGCCGTCGTGGCGGCCCTGGAGTCCCGTGGCCACACCGTGAGCCGCGTCTTCGCCGGCCCGGGTCTGGACCGCGCCCTGCGCTCGGCCGAGTTCGACGTGGCCTTCATCGCTCTCCATGGCCGCATGGGCGAGGATGGCAAGGTGCAGGGGCTGCTCGAGCTGATGGGGTTGCCCTATACGGGCTCGGGCGTGCTGGCCTCCGCGCTCGCCATGAACAAGCCCATGGCCAAGAAGCTCTTCCGGTTGCACAACCTGCCTTCGCCCCAGGGCTACCGCGTGGGTCGCGCCGATGTCCCGCGCGCCCTGGAGCTCCACGGCGACCTGGGTTTCCCCTGCGTGGTGAAGCCCGCGTGTGGTGGCTCCTCGGTCGGCCTCTCGGTGGTGCGCGAGCCCGAGTCGCTCATGTCCGCCGTGGCCCTGGCCTGCCGCTTCGGTGGCGAGGCGCTCGTCGAGCGCATGGCGCGCGGCCGTGAGGTGACGGTGGGCATCCTCGGTGACGAGGTGCTCGGCACCTGCGAGATCTCCACCCCGCGCGAGGGCTTCGACTACGACGCCAAATACAAGAGTGGCTCGCGCTACTTCCTCCCCGCGCGTCTGTCCCCCACGCGCCTGGGCAACGTGGAGTCCCTGGCGCTCGCCGCCTACCGGGCCCTGGGCTGCCGCGGCTATGGCCGGGTGGATCTCATCTGCTCGGAGGATGAGAATGACGTCATCCTCGAGGTGAACACCCTGCCGGGCATGACTCCCGTCAGCCTGCTGCCCAGAATCGCCGCCCAGAAGGGGCTCGATTTCCCCGAGCTGGTGGAGCGCATCCTGGCGCTCGCCACGCGTGACGAGGCGGATGTGGCCGAGGCGCCCCTGGCCGTCGTGGCGCCCGCGGCCGTTCCCGCCGTGGTGGCCCAGCGCGTCGCGAGCTGA
- a CDS encoding cellulose synthase family protein, which yields MTTVEIIFLGVYFSVLCVLAVYGSHRYRMAYLYYRHKFKLPTPKGVLPALPRVTIQLPVFNEMYVVERLVESVCRIDYPRELLEIQVLDDSTDETCGIARACVERYRQQGHDIVYIHRENRQGYKAGALENGLKTAKGEYVAVFDADFVPTPDFLLRTVPFFADPNVGMVQVRWGHLNREFSILTQAQSIFLDGHFIIEHTARNRSGCFFNFNGTAGIWRRVTISDAGGWQHDTLTEDLDLSYRAQVKGWQFIFLPEVISPAEVPVEMNAFKSQQHRWAKGSIQTARKLLPMILKSDLPFAVKREAFFHLTNNMAYLLMVVLSALMPLSMVVRFQHGLYGTLFLDLPFFLSATASVCAFYVAAQREQGAKGWARFKYLPFLMSLGIGLAINNARAVLEALLGQQSGFTRTPKTGAEGKKVATVKKSYRGDKTLMPVIELSFALYFTGALWFAIDKHIYSSVPFILLFQLGFLYVGVSSLLQGRLKFSESAPAPVKVAEEQTRRAA from the coding sequence ATGACCACCGTCGAGATCATCTTCTTGGGCGTGTACTTCAGCGTCCTCTGCGTGCTGGCGGTCTACGGATCGCACCGCTACCGGATGGCGTACCTGTACTACCGCCACAAGTTCAAGCTGCCCACGCCCAAGGGCGTGTTGCCGGCGTTGCCTCGGGTCACCATCCAGCTCCCCGTCTTCAACGAGATGTACGTGGTCGAGCGCCTGGTGGAGTCGGTGTGCCGCATCGACTACCCGCGCGAGCTGCTGGAGATCCAGGTGCTGGACGACTCCACGGACGAGACGTGCGGCATTGCCCGCGCGTGCGTGGAGCGCTACCGGCAGCAGGGCCATGACATCGTCTACATCCACCGCGAGAACCGCCAGGGTTACAAGGCGGGCGCGCTGGAGAATGGCCTGAAGACGGCCAAGGGCGAGTACGTGGCGGTGTTCGACGCGGACTTCGTGCCCACGCCGGACTTCCTGCTGCGCACGGTGCCCTTCTTCGCCGATCCCAATGTGGGCATGGTGCAGGTGCGTTGGGGCCACCTCAACCGCGAGTTCTCCATCCTCACCCAGGCCCAGAGCATCTTCCTCGACGGCCACTTCATCATCGAGCACACCGCGCGCAACCGCTCGGGCTGCTTCTTCAACTTCAACGGCACGGCCGGCATCTGGCGCCGGGTCACCATCTCCGACGCGGGCGGCTGGCAGCACGACACGCTCACCGAGGACCTGGACCTGAGCTACCGCGCGCAGGTGAAGGGCTGGCAGTTCATCTTCCTGCCCGAGGTCATCTCGCCCGCCGAGGTGCCCGTGGAGATGAACGCCTTCAAGAGCCAGCAGCACCGCTGGGCCAAGGGCTCCATCCAGACGGCGCGCAAGCTGCTGCCGATGATCCTCAAGAGCGACCTGCCCTTCGCGGTCAAGCGCGAGGCGTTCTTCCACCTCACCAACAACATGGCCTACCTGTTGATGGTGGTGCTCAGCGCGCTCATGCCGCTGTCCATGGTGGTGCGCTTCCAGCACGGCCTCTACGGCACGCTCTTCCTGGATCTGCCCTTCTTCCTGAGCGCCACCGCCAGCGTCTGCGCCTTCTACGTGGCCGCCCAGCGCGAGCAGGGCGCCAAGGGGTGGGCCCGCTTCAAGTACCTGCCCTTCCTGATGAGCCTGGGCATCGGTCTGGCCATCAACAACGCCCGGGCCGTGCTCGAGGCGCTGCTGGGTCAGCAGTCCGGCTTCACGCGCACCCCGAAGACGGGTGCCGAGGGCAAGAAGGTCGCCACCGTGAAGAAGAGCTACCGGGGTGACAAGACCCTGATGCCCGTCATCGAGCTCTCCTTCGCGCTCTACTTCACCGGCGCGCTGTGGTTCGCGATCGACAAGCACATCTACAGCTCGGTGCCCTTCATCCTGCTGTTCCAGCTGGGCTTCCTGTACGTCGGCGTGTCCAGCCTGTTGCAGGGCCGCCTGAAGTTCAGTGAGTCCGCTCCCGCGCCCGTGAAGGTCGCCGAGGAGCAGACCCGCCGCGCGGCGTAG